A stretch of the uncultured Trichococcus sp. genome encodes the following:
- the aroB gene encoding 3-dehydroquinate synthase: MAELHVGLGKNSYTILIENGLRHRLPEEIKNIYSGKKIAIITDHNVNAHYGAQLEEGLQAAGYETLVVALPAGEQTKDFQMLPQIYDQLLDFQLNRSELIIALGGGVIGDLAGFAAASFLRGVPFIQIPTSLLAQVDSSIGGKVGVDLARGKNLVGAFYQPKKVFIDPEMLNTLSDHFFRDGLGEVIKYGCIKDAEFFSFLQTLHTREEMMAHIERILYTCCDIKRRVVEEDEKDTGERMLLNFGHTIAHALETYTNYSKYSHGEAVAIGMVAITRLSEKKGLTKPGTAAAIEAMAKQVVLPTELNIGEFDLDSLLAIMTLDKKNLDDHLKVILLKEIGISYVQDETIAFFDDLENM; encoded by the coding sequence ATGGCTGAATTACATGTAGGACTCGGCAAAAACAGCTACACGATCCTGATCGAAAATGGCTTGCGCCACCGTCTTCCGGAAGAAATCAAGAACATCTACAGCGGCAAGAAGATTGCCATCATCACGGACCATAACGTCAATGCGCATTACGGTGCACAGTTGGAGGAAGGGCTGCAGGCAGCGGGATACGAGACGCTTGTGGTGGCCCTGCCTGCCGGCGAGCAGACGAAAGACTTTCAGATGCTACCGCAGATCTATGACCAATTGTTGGATTTCCAACTGAACCGCAGTGAACTGATCATTGCTTTGGGCGGCGGCGTCATCGGGGATCTTGCAGGCTTTGCGGCTGCCAGCTTCCTGCGCGGCGTCCCATTCATCCAAATCCCTACTTCCTTGTTGGCTCAAGTGGACAGCAGCATCGGCGGCAAGGTCGGCGTCGATCTGGCAAGAGGGAAGAATCTGGTCGGAGCTTTCTACCAACCGAAGAAAGTGTTCATTGATCCGGAAATGCTGAATACGTTGTCGGACCACTTTTTCCGTGACGGTCTCGGGGAAGTCATCAAATACGGCTGCATCAAGGATGCCGAATTCTTCAGCTTCCTGCAGACGCTGCACACCCGCGAAGAGATGATGGCGCACATCGAACGAATCCTCTATACGTGCTGCGACATCAAGCGCAGAGTCGTGGAAGAGGACGAGAAGGATACCGGCGAACGGATGCTGCTGAACTTCGGACACACGATCGCGCACGCTCTGGAGACCTACACCAATTATTCGAAATATTCGCACGGTGAAGCAGTGGCCATCGGGATGGTAGCCATCACACGCCTTTCCGAGAAAAAAGGTTTGACAAAACCAGGAACGGCAGCTGCGATCGAAGCAATGGCGAAACAAGTCGTCTTGCCTACGGAACTGAACATCGGGGAATTTGATTTGGACAGTTTATTGGCGATCATGACGTTGGACAAAAAGAATCTGGACGATCATCTGAAAGTCATCCTGTTGAAGGAAATCGGCATCAGCTACGTTCAGGACGAAACCATCGCCTTTTTTGACGATCTTGAAAACATGTAG
- a CDS encoding shikimate kinase, with amino-acid sequence MGKNIILIGMPGAGKTTLGKLLSNIIGYRFIDSDAFIEEKTGKSITDLFQTGEDYFRNIESNAYKQIADFEDTVVSTGGGVVKRNENIVALKQNGTVYYIDRAVEDITHDIEVSHRPLLKDGLERIYALKDERETLYQDAADFVVKNDKPLEELAAEIIALHIGAGKEGDVHDNPQ; translated from the coding sequence TTGGGAAAAAATATCATCCTGATCGGAATGCCTGGCGCAGGCAAGACGACTTTAGGAAAATTATTGAGCAATATAATCGGTTACCGTTTCATCGATTCGGATGCCTTCATTGAGGAGAAGACCGGCAAAAGCATCACCGACCTCTTCCAAACCGGAGAGGACTATTTCCGCAACATCGAATCGAATGCCTATAAGCAAATTGCCGATTTCGAGGACACGGTCGTGAGCACGGGCGGTGGTGTCGTCAAACGGAACGAGAACATCGTGGCCTTGAAACAGAACGGGACAGTCTACTACATCGACCGCGCCGTCGAAGACATCACGCATGACATCGAAGTTTCCCATCGCCCGCTCCTGAAGGACGGTTTGGAACGGATCTATGCGCTGAAGGACGAACGCGAAACCCTCTATCAAGACGCTGCGGATTTCGTCGTCAAGAACGACAAACCGTTGGAAGAGCTTGCCGCTGAAATCATCGCGCTCCACATCGGCGCAGGAAAGGAAGGCGACGTCCATGACAACCCTCAATAA
- a CDS encoding threonine/serine exporter family protein, whose amino-acid sequence MTLFTIVLEMAVAFVAVFFIAVTLEAPKRTLRYGAMAGGLGWGVYLVGLLFLDIVAATFLASLFIAWIAHLFARLLKTPVTIYFIPAFITLVPGAGVYQSVYSFINKEYAMAQQHLVLTLQISGAIALAIFIVDSLFGLMARIKASREKNSPAK is encoded by the coding sequence GTGACTCTGTTCACTATCGTCCTGGAAATGGCCGTTGCCTTCGTGGCCGTCTTTTTTATCGCCGTCACCTTGGAGGCACCGAAACGGACATTGCGTTATGGTGCCATGGCAGGCGGGTTAGGCTGGGGCGTCTACCTTGTTGGGCTATTGTTTTTGGACATCGTCGCAGCCACTTTTCTGGCCAGTCTGTTCATCGCTTGGATTGCGCATCTGTTCGCGCGTTTGCTGAAGACGCCGGTGACGATCTATTTCATCCCGGCCTTCATCACCTTGGTTCCTGGAGCAGGTGTTTATCAATCGGTCTATTCCTTCATCAACAAAGAATATGCAATGGCGCAGCAGCATCTGGTTCTCACGCTGCAGATATCGGGCGCCATCGCGCTGGCGATCTTCATCGTGGACAGTCTTTTCGGACTCATGGCCAGGATAAAGGCCTCGAGGGAAAAAAATAGTCCGGCCAAATAG
- a CDS encoding GNAT family N-acetyltransferase, whose translation MLQIRNLSQDNIEAALALSVDDWQRKYVRPNSEIVALAYVQPQQLFPVALYAEEELVGLAFVKNEQKATIMTLEQIMIGQPFQSKGFGSESIREIAKWIETQFECSLLQASVQIGNQWGRETLENAGFMKRGTDLDKREIEMIYIMK comes from the coding sequence ATGTTACAGATACGGAACCTTTCACAAGATAATATCGAGGCCGCACTTGCGCTGAGCGTCGATGATTGGCAGCGCAAATACGTCCGCCCGAACTCGGAAATAGTTGCGCTCGCCTATGTCCAACCGCAACAATTGTTCCCGGTCGCCCTTTATGCGGAGGAAGAACTGGTCGGCTTGGCGTTCGTCAAAAACGAGCAAAAGGCAACGATCATGACGCTGGAACAGATCATGATCGGCCAGCCCTTCCAATCCAAAGGCTTCGGTTCCGAAAGCATCCGCGAGATTGCGAAATGGATCGAAACGCAATTCGAATGCTCGCTGCTGCAAGCATCCGTCCAGATCGGCAACCAATGGGGGCGCGAGACGCTTGAAAACGCCGGCTTCATGAAGCGCGGCACCGATCTCGATAAACGCGAAATCGAAATGATCTACATCATGAAATGA
- the aroF gene encoding 3-deoxy-7-phosphoheptulonate synthase — translation MIIILKKTAKQEEINELTKRLTDKGVIVSPVIGETMTILGLVGDTSRVSMDTIQQHHIVERVLKVQEPYKKANRKFHPDDTVVEIDGQRIGNGYFGVIAGPCSVEGEEQIISIAQRAKAAGANFLRGGAFKPRTSPYSFQGLELEGLRLLKLAKEATGLPIVTELMSTKFVDEFEADVDLIQIGARNMQNFDLLKEVGKTKTPVLLKRGLSATYEEWLMSAEYIMSEGNENVILCERGIRTFETETRNTLDIQAVPVIQKLSHLPIVIDPSHAGGSSYLVPSMSKSAVMSGANGLMIEIHHDPENAWSDGQQCLNPNEFDELMAVVKQLIAIEGKHLDAVK, via the coding sequence ATGATCATCATTTTGAAGAAAACGGCCAAACAAGAGGAAATCAACGAACTGACAAAACGCTTAACGGATAAAGGGGTCATCGTGAGCCCGGTAATCGGCGAAACAATGACTATTTTGGGCTTGGTAGGCGACACTTCGAGAGTATCGATGGACACCATCCAGCAACATCACATCGTCGAACGCGTATTGAAAGTTCAGGAGCCCTACAAAAAGGCGAACCGTAAATTCCATCCGGACGATACGGTTGTCGAAATCGACGGCCAACGCATCGGTAACGGCTACTTCGGCGTGATCGCAGGTCCTTGTTCCGTCGAAGGCGAAGAACAGATCATCAGCATCGCGCAACGCGCAAAAGCGGCAGGCGCTAACTTCCTCCGTGGTGGAGCTTTCAAACCGCGTACTTCCCCATACAGCTTCCAAGGTTTGGAATTGGAAGGCTTGCGTTTGCTGAAACTGGCGAAGGAAGCTACCGGATTGCCGATCGTAACGGAATTGATGTCCACGAAATTCGTAGACGAATTCGAAGCGGATGTCGATCTGATCCAAATCGGTGCCCGTAATATGCAGAATTTCGACCTGTTGAAGGAAGTCGGCAAGACAAAGACGCCGGTCCTGTTGAAGCGCGGTTTGTCGGCAACTTACGAAGAATGGTTGATGTCGGCTGAATACATCATGTCCGAAGGGAACGAAAACGTCATCCTTTGCGAACGCGGCATCCGTACATTTGAAACGGAAACGCGCAATACTTTGGATATCCAGGCTGTTCCGGTCATCCAGAAATTATCCCACTTGCCGATCGTCATCGATCCAAGTCACGCCGGCGGTTCTTCTTACTTGGTGCCATCCATGTCCAAATCGGCAGTCATGTCCGGAGCGAACGGGCTGATGATTGAGATCCATCATGATCCTGAGAACGCATGGAGCGATGGCCAACAGTGCCTGAACCCGAATGAGTTCGATGAGTTGATGGCTGTCGTAAAACAACTGATTGCTATTGAAGGCAAACATTTGGATGCGGTAAAATAA
- a CDS encoding prephenate dehydrogenase: MTTLNKELNITIVGLGVIGGSFAMALHDAGYRNLYGIDIDQTTLDKAKAQRLIKEGYQDGKDILPQSDLVIFSLYPRLVHDFIVTHKDHFKPGSILTDATGVKKFFIEDILSVLPASIDFVFGHPMAGREKKGIDFASSSVYKGANYILTPLSSNKEENLALMEALIMEMGFGRITRISADYHDEMIAFTSQLPHAIAVALVNSDVEGRETEKFTGDSYRELTRIAKINEELWSELFLENKENLLKSIQTFEDQLDLIKAAIKNDDSIALKQLFIKSTKRRERFDR, from the coding sequence ATGACAACCCTCAATAAGGAGCTGAACATCACGATCGTCGGCCTGGGCGTAATCGGCGGGTCTTTCGCGATGGCCCTTCACGATGCCGGATACCGCAATCTTTACGGCATCGACATCGATCAGACGACGCTGGACAAAGCCAAAGCGCAGCGGCTCATCAAGGAGGGCTATCAGGATGGGAAAGACATCCTGCCGCAATCAGATTTGGTGATTTTTTCGCTCTACCCCCGTTTGGTGCATGATTTCATCGTCACCCATAAGGATCATTTCAAGCCGGGTTCGATTCTGACGGATGCTACGGGCGTCAAAAAGTTCTTCATCGAGGATATCCTGTCGGTTTTGCCTGCCTCGATCGACTTTGTCTTCGGTCATCCGATGGCCGGACGCGAGAAAAAAGGCATCGATTTCGCCAGCAGTTCCGTGTACAAAGGTGCGAATTACATCCTGACGCCGCTCTCTTCCAACAAGGAGGAGAATCTTGCTCTCATGGAAGCTTTGATCATGGAGATGGGCTTCGGTCGGATCACGCGCATCTCTGCCGACTACCATGACGAAATGATCGCTTTCACCAGCCAGTTGCCGCACGCGATCGCCGTAGCGTTGGTGAACAGTGATGTCGAAGGCCGCGAAACGGAAAAATTCACCGGCGACAGTTACCGCGAGTTGACGCGGATCGCCAAAATCAACGAGGAGCTGTGGAGCGAACTTTTTCTTGAAAACAAGGAGAATTTGCTGAAAAGCATCCAGACGTTCGAGGATCAGCTTGACCTGATCAAGGCTGCCATCAAGAACGACGACAGTATTGCCCTGAAGCAGCTATTCATCAAGTCCACCAAGCGTCGGGAAAGGTTTGATAGATGA
- a CDS encoding YrrS family protein, which produces MSENNQKPTRQELHGNHKRNNLLVVLGVIAAAFLGLVLLYNIFYGNDEEPSMAANNQTNSQNMIITESDASSETSSSAEASSEKEGKEEKDSETETEEVPSTDENVAKAYTGDWEPIGTTQTGEHVTDYSDGSADRNEIKQAIAAVTGISSDNMIEWWVGNAGDQQVTATVSDTQKETIARVQLNWIDGEGWQVTLVEELNEIPNN; this is translated from the coding sequence ATGTCAGAGAACAATCAAAAACCGACCAGACAAGAATTACATGGAAATCATAAACGCAATAACCTGCTTGTTGTTTTGGGCGTCATCGCCGCCGCATTTTTGGGGCTCGTGCTCCTTTACAATATTTTTTACGGAAATGACGAAGAACCATCCATGGCAGCAAACAATCAAACAAATTCACAAAACATGATCATCACCGAATCGGATGCTTCCAGCGAAACGTCCTCTTCAGCCGAAGCCTCTTCGGAAAAAGAGGGAAAAGAGGAAAAAGATTCCGAGACGGAAACGGAAGAAGTACCGTCGACCGATGAGAACGTCGCAAAAGCATACACCGGCGACTGGGAACCGATCGGCACGACCCAAACCGGGGAACATGTCACGGATTACAGCGATGGCTCCGCCGACCGCAATGAAATCAAGCAAGCCATTGCCGCCGTGACCGGCATCAGTAGCGATAACATGATCGAATGGTGGGTTGGCAATGCCGGCGACCAGCAAGTCACCGCCACAGTCTCGGATACACAGAAAGAGACGATTGCGCGCGTCCAGCTCAACTGGATCGACGGCGAAGGCTGGCAAGTCACGCTTGTGGAAGAACTGAACGAAATACCGAACAATTGA
- a CDS encoding IclR family transcriptional regulator gives MEEEKKPYGTVLLKAAKIIDHLSNSREAQSLAAIAANTGLSSPTALKILDTLLLIGYVEKDEQTKRFTLGSALIRYANNRLANLDIIKITDPYLRNLQAGLDETVHLGILDKDEVLYVNKLETQKAIANINSRIGNTNHLYSSAMGKAMLAAFSDEELAAYLDRVELVADTPNTITDRDVLKEEVRNVKISGFATDDEENDLDVICIGAALVVDNKLYGAFSVSTPKYRFDREKTIAKVLETKKNLLAELGRTNTFG, from the coding sequence ATGGAAGAAGAGAAAAAACCTTACGGAACGGTCCTGCTGAAAGCCGCGAAAATCATCGATCATTTATCGAACAGCAGAGAAGCCCAGAGTCTGGCCGCCATCGCAGCTAACACGGGTCTGTCCAGCCCGACGGCACTGAAGATTCTGGACACGCTGCTTTTGATCGGGTATGTCGAAAAGGACGAGCAGACAAAGCGTTTTACCTTGGGCAGCGCGCTGATTCGCTATGCGAACAATCGGCTGGCGAATCTGGATATCATCAAAATCACCGATCCGTATCTGCGAAACCTGCAGGCCGGGCTGGATGAAACGGTCCATTTGGGCATTCTCGATAAGGATGAGGTCCTCTACGTCAACAAATTGGAGACGCAAAAAGCGATCGCCAACATCAATTCCCGGATCGGCAACACCAACCATCTCTACAGTTCCGCGATGGGCAAGGCGATGCTGGCCGCATTCAGCGATGAGGAGTTAGCGGCCTATCTGGATCGGGTCGAACTGGTTGCGGACACGCCGAACACGATAACCGATCGGGATGTTCTGAAAGAGGAAGTCAGAAACGTGAAAATTTCTGGTTTTGCGACCGATGACGAAGAGAACGACTTGGATGTCATCTGCATCGGGGCGGCGCTTGTGGTCGACAACAAACTCTATGGTGCGTTCAGCGTCAGCACGCCGAAATACCGTTTCGATCGCGAGAAGACCATCGCGAAAGTGCTGGAAACGAAAAAGAACCTGCTGGCCGAACTGGGCAGAACGAACACTTTTGGCTGA
- the aroE gene encoding shikimate dehydrogenase, which yields MQFFGLFGEHLSHSYSERIHSTFFDLLGMDAGYKHIELSPDELEAAIEGIRVLQFVGVNVTIPYKQTVMPYLDEITPEATRIGAVNTIKVKDGKLYGANTDYYGFGTMLASHGIAVENRTAMVLGFGGSAKAVVLYLLDNGINNIIIVSRKKGSLTDIPDDPRISLMGYDEIADISGDLIINTTPLGMFPDNIGRSAVPVGVISNFGAAVDLIYNPQETEFLRLAKTAGLKTCNGLEMLVHQGIKSQEIWLDRPFELALNQEIYDKITS from the coding sequence ATGCAATTTTTCGGATTATTCGGCGAACATCTGAGCCACAGTTATTCAGAGAGAATCCATTCGACTTTTTTCGATCTGCTCGGCATGGATGCCGGTTATAAACATATTGAATTGTCCCCTGATGAGTTGGAAGCAGCGATCGAAGGGATCCGTGTGCTGCAGTTCGTCGGGGTCAACGTGACGATTCCCTACAAACAGACGGTAATGCCTTACTTGGATGAAATTACACCGGAAGCCACGCGCATCGGTGCAGTCAATACAATCAAGGTGAAAGACGGCAAGCTCTATGGCGCCAATACGGATTATTACGGATTCGGAACCATGTTGGCCTCGCACGGCATTGCGGTCGAAAACCGGACGGCAATGGTCCTGGGCTTCGGCGGTTCCGCAAAAGCGGTAGTTTTGTATTTGCTTGATAATGGCATCAACAACATTATCATCGTTTCACGCAAAAAAGGTTCCCTTACGGATATTCCGGACGATCCGCGCATATCCTTGATGGGCTATGATGAGATAGCGGACATCTCAGGCGACCTGATCATCAACACGACGCCGCTCGGCATGTTCCCGGACAACATCGGCCGCAGCGCGGTGCCGGTTGGAGTGATTTCTAACTTCGGTGCAGCGGTGGACCTGATCTACAACCCGCAGGAAACGGAATTCCTGCGTTTGGCAAAGACTGCCGGCCTAAAAACCTGCAACGGCTTGGAAATGTTGGTGCATCAAGGGATCAAATCCCAGGAAATTTGGCTGGATCGGCCTTTCGAGCTGGCATTGAACCAAGAAATCTATGACAAAATAACATCATGA
- a CDS encoding sugar kinase, whose product MSKILTLGEIMLRLSTDPGTLMTYSTNFTGHYGGGEANVGISLANFGHAVAFASKVPANPLGVAVRKHLKSYGICTALLRKGGERLGTYYLESGVGERAASVVYDRAHSSFSSMEALEWDFDELFEDVNLFHISGVTAALTKDWAARSVELVREAKRRGIKVSFDINYRAKLWTQAECGAFLEQVLPLTDYLSAGKLDALYLMGIPENTSEQEDVTYYYEKMAEKYPNIEVFYSTIRQVHSASHNVLQGTMWRNGETTFSNVHTITPIVDRVGGGDAYAAGILHGILSGYTAEHTVDFAIAASSMKHTIHGDCNQFSAEEVEDFKNSESGAIKR is encoded by the coding sequence ATGAGTAAAATTTTGACATTGGGCGAAATCATGTTGCGCCTATCTACAGATCCAGGAACATTGATGACCTATTCCACAAATTTCACCGGGCATTACGGCGGCGGGGAAGCGAACGTCGGCATCAGTTTGGCGAATTTTGGCCATGCAGTGGCTTTCGCAAGCAAAGTGCCGGCCAATCCGTTGGGGGTTGCGGTCCGGAAACATCTGAAAAGCTACGGAATTTGCACAGCTCTGCTGAGAAAAGGCGGGGAGCGCCTCGGTACCTACTATTTGGAAAGCGGCGTTGGGGAACGCGCGGCTTCCGTTGTCTATGACCGTGCTCACTCAAGTTTCTCAAGCATGGAAGCCTTGGAATGGGATTTCGACGAGTTGTTCGAGGATGTGAACCTGTTCCATATTTCCGGCGTCACTGCCGCGCTCACCAAGGACTGGGCCGCACGGTCGGTCGAGTTGGTGCGGGAAGCGAAAAGACGCGGAATCAAAGTCAGTTTCGACATCAACTACCGCGCCAAACTTTGGACGCAGGCCGAATGCGGGGCTTTCCTGGAGCAGGTCTTGCCGTTGACCGACTATCTTTCTGCGGGTAAATTGGATGCCTTGTATCTGATGGGCATTCCGGAAAATACGAGCGAGCAGGAAGATGTGACTTATTACTACGAGAAGATGGCGGAAAAATATCCGAATATCGAAGTCTTCTATTCCACCATCCGTCAGGTGCATTCCGCCAGCCACAATGTGCTCCAAGGGACGATGTGGCGCAACGGGGAAACCACCTTCTCGAACGTGCACACGATCACACCGATCGTTGACCGGGTAGGTGGCGGCGACGCCTATGCGGCAGGGATCCTGCACGGCATCCTTTCCGGATATACAGCAGAGCATACGGTCGATTTCGCGATTGCCGCATCCAGCATGAAACACACGATCCACGGCGACTGCAACCAGTTTTCCGCCGAAGAAGTGGAAGACTTCAAGAATTCCGAGTCCGGCGCGATCAAACGATAA
- the aroC gene encoding chorismate synthase: MSGIFGNKLKVSIFGESHGSAIGVTIDGLPPGHEIDMDKVLEEMKRRAPGQGALTTPRKEKDQPEILSGYFNDKTTGSPLAAIIRNSDTRSKDYSQMKKLMRPGQADYPGYVRYDGFNDYRGSGHFSGRITAPLVFAGAIAKQLLEKQGITIGGHVKSVAKIQDDSFLNTEITAEMLKGFAGKELPLLNESLEEEMRNLIREAKASGDSVGGTAEICVLGIPAGVGNPFFDSVESVLAHILFSVPAIKGLEFGTGFGITEMLGSEANDSYYYDGDQIKTRTNHNGGILGGITDGMPIIYKVAIKPPASITKVQQTINIEDKTAAELSVEGRHDPIIVPRAIPVLEAVTAIAILDLLLDSKFYKYD; the protein is encoded by the coding sequence ATGAGTGGTATATTTGGGAATAAATTGAAGGTATCTATCTTCGGCGAATCGCATGGTTCCGCAATCGGCGTCACCATCGACGGTCTGCCGCCAGGCCATGAAATCGATATGGACAAAGTTCTGGAGGAAATGAAACGGAGAGCGCCAGGCCAAGGAGCTTTGACGACGCCAAGGAAAGAAAAAGATCAACCTGAGATCTTGAGCGGCTACTTCAACGACAAGACGACAGGCAGCCCGCTTGCGGCGATCATCCGCAACAGCGATACGCGCTCCAAAGACTACAGCCAGATGAAGAAATTGATGCGTCCCGGCCAGGCCGATTATCCCGGCTATGTCCGTTACGACGGCTTCAACGATTACCGCGGCAGCGGCCATTTCTCCGGCCGGATTACAGCACCGCTCGTGTTTGCCGGGGCCATCGCGAAGCAATTGCTTGAAAAGCAAGGCATCACCATCGGCGGACACGTGAAGAGTGTCGCAAAAATCCAGGATGACAGCTTCCTGAACACGGAAATCACTGCTGAAATGCTGAAAGGCTTCGCAGGCAAGGAATTGCCGTTGCTGAACGAATCGCTCGAAGAGGAGATGCGCAATCTGATCCGTGAAGCGAAAGCCAGCGGGGATTCCGTCGGCGGTACTGCGGAAATCTGCGTGTTGGGCATCCCGGCAGGCGTCGGCAACCCATTCTTTGATTCTGTTGAATCCGTTTTGGCGCACATTCTTTTCTCCGTGCCTGCCATCAAAGGTCTGGAATTCGGAACCGGCTTCGGCATCACAGAGATGCTGGGATCGGAAGCGAATGATTCCTACTACTATGACGGCGATCAGATCAAGACCCGCACGAACCATAACGGCGGCATATTGGGCGGCATCACGGACGGCATGCCGATCATCTACAAAGTAGCGATCAAGCCGCCAGCATCCATCACAAAAGTGCAGCAAACCATCAATATCGAAGACAAAACGGCTGCGGAATTGTCGGTCGAAGGCAGACACGACCCGATCATCGTACCGCGCGCCATTCCTGTATTGGAAGCCGTGACGGCGATTGCGATCCTGGATCTGCTGTTGGATTCCAAATTTTATAAATACGACTGA
- the aroA gene encoding 3-phosphoshikimate 1-carboxyvinyltransferase, protein MDLTIQPHKLSGTVTVPPSKSLAHRAVICAALSDGICKIDNIALSDDIIATTEAMKAFGAVIEQDGSTLTITGAGRYVADAKAADSATTAAHLIDCNESGSTLRFVVPISTLFQGASRFIGRGNLGKRPLTIFYDIFEEQGISYKPTEGELDLVVDGNLKPGHFSFPGNVSSQFITGLLFTLPLLDGDSVITITTPLESIGYIDLTLDVMSAFGVTIENEGHQLFRISGGQSYKATDYRVEGDYSQAAFFLCADALGNDLLVDDLSMDSLQGDRAVVSILEAMGVSFEQQGNGLIGTAANGLHGTLIDAAQCPDIIPVVALTACLSEGRTEIINAGRLRIKECDRLEATASELKKLGADIEELPEGLLIHGVKSLKGGETVWSHKDHRIAMMLAIAATVCEQPITVTDAECVSKSYPNFWEDYKAIGGKIQ, encoded by the coding sequence ATGGATTTGACGATACAGCCACATAAGCTATCGGGAACAGTGACGGTCCCGCCTTCAAAGAGTTTGGCGCACCGTGCAGTCATCTGCGCGGCGCTTTCCGACGGCATCTGCAAGATCGATAATATCGCGCTTTCGGATGACATCATCGCAACTACGGAGGCCATGAAGGCATTCGGAGCGGTCATCGAGCAGGACGGCAGCACTTTGACGATCACCGGCGCGGGCCGCTACGTTGCAGACGCAAAAGCCGCTGATTCGGCAACGACCGCAGCGCACCTGATCGACTGCAACGAATCCGGTTCGACGCTGCGCTTTGTCGTGCCGATTTCGACGCTTTTCCAAGGCGCGAGCCGTTTCATCGGCAGAGGCAATCTGGGCAAACGTCCGTTGACGATCTTCTACGATATTTTCGAGGAACAAGGCATCTCTTACAAACCGACTGAAGGCGAACTGGATTTGGTCGTCGACGGGAACCTGAAACCGGGTCATTTCTCGTTTCCCGGGAATGTCAGTTCCCAATTCATCACGGGTCTTTTGTTCACGCTGCCGTTGTTGGACGGAGATTCGGTCATCACCATCACGACGCCGCTTGAATCGATCGGCTATATCGATCTGACGCTGGATGTCATGAGCGCTTTCGGTGTCACCATCGAAAACGAAGGCCATCAACTCTTCCGGATTTCGGGCGGACAATCCTACAAAGCGACGGATTACCGCGTCGAAGGCGATTATTCCCAAGCGGCCTTCTTCCTTTGCGCCGATGCCTTGGGGAATGACCTCTTGGTGGACGATCTGTCGATGGATTCCCTCCAGGGTGACCGCGCTGTCGTATCCATTCTAGAAGCGATGGGCGTCTCTTTTGAGCAGCAGGGCAACGGTCTGATCGGCACGGCAGCAAATGGGCTGCACGGCACATTGATCGATGCGGCGCAATGCCCGGACATCATCCCGGTTGTTGCGTTGACGGCTTGCCTGAGCGAAGGCAGAACCGAAATCATCAACGCCGGCAGACTGCGCATCAAAGAATGCGATCGTTTGGAAGCGACGGCCAGCGAGTTGAAGAAACTGGGCGCTGACATCGAAGAATTGCCGGAAGGCCTGTTGATCCACGGCGTCAAATCGCTGAAGGGCGGAGAAACAGTCTGGAGTCACAAGGACCACCGCATCGCCATGATGCTGGCGATCGCGGCGACAGTCTGCGAACAGCCGATCACGGTCACGGATGCCGAGTGCGTTTCAAAATCGTATCCGAATTTTTGGGAAGACTATAAAGCAATAGGAGGCAAGATACAATGA